Part of the Calditrichota bacterium genome is shown below.
GCGTCTGGTCGTTTGACTGAGGTAATGATCGACGAGGTCGATCCGGATGTGACGGTCGTCGGCAGCCGCCAATATCCCGCCGGTAAGCCCGATCCAAAGAACTGCAAACTTGATTTGTGCCTCGGCCCAAAGCGGCGACTGCCAGCCAAGCCACCGGGCAATCAACAGCAGCAATCCGTTGAACAACAGCCACCCGGTCAAAACCGTTACCGCAAACGCTGCAACTTGACGAATTGCCCGGCGGACGACTTGAAGTATAGCCGTCATTGTGCCTTGGCGCGGTAAT
Proteins encoded:
- a CDS encoding TRAP transporter small permease, giving the protein MTAILQVVRRAIRQVAAFAVTVLTGWLLFNGLLLLIARWLGWQSPLWAEAQIKFAVLWIGLTGGILAAADDRHIRIDLVDHYLSQTTRRRLKQVMHLTSAIGTGIIALLSRDFLIAERSAGSISANFLFGTGVPLYYLELIIPIAFGLMATLFTLAFLLPGSSPSRQ